GGTCGGGCTCGGGCCAGTTGAATCCGGTGCCCTGCACGACCATGATCTTCTCGGCCCGCAGCAGGTCCAGCACCATCTGCCGGTCGTCCTTGATCTTGTAGACCTTGGGGTCGAGCCGGGGGAAGAGGTACAGCGCCCCCTTCGGCTTCACGCAGGTCACCCCGGGGATCGAGGTCAGCAGGTCGTACGCCGCGTCCCGCTGCTCCAGGATCCGGCCGCCGGGCAGCACCAGGTCCTGGATCGACTGCCGCCCGCCGAGCGCGGTGGCCACCGCGTGCTGCGAGGGCATGTTGGCGCAGAGCCGCATGTTGGCGAGGATCGTCAGCCCCTCGATGTACGAGGTGGCGTGCGCCTTCGGCCCGCAGACGGCCATCCAGCCGGAGCGGTAGCCGGCCACCCGGTAGTTCTTGGAGAGTCCGTTGAAGGTCAGCACCATGAGGTCCGGGGCCAGCGCCGCCGTCGGGGTGTGGGTCGCGCCGTCGTAGAGGATCCGGTCGTAGATCTCGTCGGAGCAGACGATCAGGTTGTGCCGCCGGGCGATCTCGGTGAGACCGCGCAGCATCTCGTCGTCGTACACCGCGCCGGTCGGATTGTTCGGGTTGATGATCACCAGGGCCTTGGTGCGGTCGGTGATCTTCCGCTCCACGTCCGCGAGGTCCGGCATCCAGTCGGCCTGCTCGTCGCACCGGTAGTGCACGGCCGTCCCGCCCGCCAGCGAGACCGAGGCGGTCCACAGCGGATAGTCGGGAGCCGGTACGAGCACCTCGTCGCCGTCGTCCAGCAGCGCCTGCATCGACATCTGGATCAGCTCGGAGACGCCGTTGCCCAGGTAGATGTCCTCGACGTCGAGGTCGATCCCCTTGGTCTGGTAGTGCTGCATCACCGCACGGCGCGCGGACAGCAGGCCCTTCGCGTCGCCGTAACCGTGCGCGCCCGCGACGTTGCGCAGGATGTCCTCGAGGATCTCCGGCGGGCACTCGAACCCGAAGGCGGCGGGGTTGCCCGTGTTCAGCTTGAGGATGCGCTGACCGGCCGCTTCCAGCCGCATCGCCTCCTCCAGCACGGGACCCCGGATCTCGTAACAGACGTTGGAGAGCTT
The nucleotide sequence above comes from Streptomyces sp. NBC_01116. Encoded proteins:
- a CDS encoding pyridoxal phosphate-dependent aminotransferase — encoded protein: MQVIQSTKLSNVCYEIRGPVLEEAMRLEAAGQRILKLNTGNPAAFGFECPPEILEDILRNVAGAHGYGDAKGLLSARRAVMQHYQTKGIDLDVEDIYLGNGVSELIQMSMQALLDDGDEVLVPAPDYPLWTASVSLAGGTAVHYRCDEQADWMPDLADVERKITDRTKALVIINPNNPTGAVYDDEMLRGLTEIARRHNLIVCSDEIYDRILYDGATHTPTAALAPDLMVLTFNGLSKNYRVAGYRSGWMAVCGPKAHATSYIEGLTILANMRLCANMPSQHAVATALGGRQSIQDLVLPGGRILEQRDAAYDLLTSIPGVTCVKPKGALYLFPRLDPKVYKIKDDRQMVLDLLRAEKIMVVQGTGFNWPEPDHFRIVTLPTVEDLTDAVTRIGTFLDGYGQP